DNA from Oryzisolibacter sp. LB2S:
GCGATGGGGGGCGCGCTTCATGGGTGTGGTCTCGCTGCTGTACGGCGTGGCGCTGGTCTCGGGCGTGATCGTGCTGCTGCCCTCGCTGGTCAAGGACTTCTTCGCGCTGCGCGTGGGCAAGAACAAGAAGCGCATGTGGTTGGACGCGCACAACGTGGTGGGCATCGCCAGCCTGCCGTTTCACATCGTCATCGCCACCACCAGCGTGGCCTTCAGTCTGGGCGCGCTGCTGTTCGGTGCCCAGGGCATGCTCATCTTTGGCGACCAGCACCAGGCCAGCATGCAGCGCTTTCAGGCGCAGTTCCGCGCACCCAGACCCACGGGCGAGGCCGCGCCCATGCTGGCGCCCGCGCAGCTGCTCGATCGGCTGCAGGCGCAGGCCCCTGGCTTCGTGCCCGATGCCATGAAGTACGAGCGCGTGGGCGACAAGGCCGCCGTGGTGCGCTTTACCGGGATCGAGCCGGGCTACGTCATGGAGCATCGCTACGCCGCCGTCATGCTCAGCGCGGTGACGGGCGACACTGTCAATGACCACATGCGCCCCTCCACGCAGGAACCCTGGTGGCGCACCACCATGACGCTGGCCGGGCTGCACTTCGGCCAGTATGGCGGCGCGGTGGTGCGCTGGAGCTACTTTCTGCTCGGCCTGGCGGGTGCGTGGCTGTTCTATGGCGGCAACCTGCTGTGGGTGGAGACGCGGCGCAGGCGCGCGCGCAAGGAGGGCGAGGCGCCACCCACGCAGCGCCGCGACACGCACTGGCTGGCAGCCGCCACCGTGGGCGTGTGCCTGGGCTGCGTGGCCGGGCTGTCGCTGACCATGGTGGCGGGCAAGTGGCTGCATACGCAGGTGCAGGACCTGCATGCCTGGCACCAGTACGTCTACTTTGCGGTGTTCTTCGGCGCCATGGCCTGGGCCTTCGCGCGCGGCGCGGCGCGCGCGGCGGTGCATCTGCTGTGGCTGTCGGCCGCCTGCACGCTGGCGATTCCGCTGACCACGCTGCTGGCCTGGCTGGTCCCGTCCACGGGCCTGTGGGCGCACACCAGTACGGCCACACTGGGCGTGGACGCGACGGCCTTGGTCGGCGCGCTGTGCTTCGCGTGGATGGCGCGCGCCACGGCGCGGCGCGTGCGGCATGGGGCCGCGGACAGCGTGTGGTCCGGGCGGGCCTGAGGCCGGCCCTGGCCCGGACGGTCCGCCGCTACGGTCGCGTCAGCACACAACCCGGATTCATGATGCCCTGCGGGTCCAGCGCCTGCTTGATGGCGCGCATCATGGACAGCGCCACGGGCGACTTGTAGAGAGCGAGCTTGTCGGTCTTGAGCTGGCCCACGCCATGCTCGGCCGAGAAGCTGCCGCCGAATTGCGCGACGGCGTCGTAGACCAGGTCGTTCACGCGCGCCTCCTGTGTGCGCAGGAACTCGCGCGCGTCGCCACCCTCGGGCGCCTGCACGTTGTAGTGCAGGTTGCCGTCGCCCAGGTGGCCGAAGTTGACCAGGCGCACGCCGTCGATCTTGCGTGCGAGCAGCGCGTCCGTGTGCGCCACGAAGGCCGGGATGCGCGAGGCGGCGATCGAGATGTCGTGCTTGATGTTCAGGCCTTCCTCGGCCTGGGCCAGCGGGATGCTCTCGCGGATATGCCAGAGCTCGTGCGCCTGGGCCAGGCTCTCGGCGACCACGGCGTCCTGCACGCAGCCGTCCTCGAAGGCCAGCTCCAAGAGCGTCTCGAAGCGCTCGCGCGCGTGCGCCTCGGACTCGCTGTCGGAGTTTTCCAGCAGCACGCAGTAGGGCGGGGCGTCGTCCTGCCCGGCAAAGGGCACGCGCAGCTGCGGCATGTGCTTGATCACGAGCTGCAGCGCAAACCGGCCCATGACCTCGAAGCCCGTGAGCCCCGCGCCCAGGTGCTGGTGCGCCAGGCCCAGGAGACGCACGGCGGCCTCCATGTCCGCCACGGCGGCCCAGGCCGTGAGGCTGGCCGCGGGCTGCGGAAAGAGCTTCATGGTGGCCGCGGTGATCACGCCCAGCGTCCCTTCGCTGCCTATGAACAGGTTGCGCAGGTCGTAGCCAGTGTTGTCCTTGCGCAGGCCCGACAGGCCGTCCCACACCTCGCCCTGGGGTGTGACCACCTCCAGCCCCAGGCACAGCTCGCGCGTGTTGCCGTAGCGCACGACCTGCGTGCCGCCCGCGTTGGTGCCGAGGTTGCCGCCAATGGTGCAGCTGCCCTCGGCCGCAAGGCTCAGGGGGAACAGCAGGCCCTCCTTGTCGGCCAGCTCCTGCAGGCTTTGCAGGATGCAGCCGGCCTCCACCGTCATGGTCAGGTTGTCGCGGTCGATGGCGCGCACGGCGTTCATGCGCGTCAGGCTCAGCACCACCTGGGTGCCGCTCTCGTCGGGCGTGCTGCCCACGGACAGGCCGGTATTGCCGCCCTGGGGCACGATGGATGTGCCGGCCTCGGCGCAGGCCTTGACCACGGCGGCCACCTCCTGCGTGGAGGCGGGCCGCACCACGGCCAGGGCCTTGCCGTGGACGCGCTTGCGCCAGTCCTGTTCATAGGCGGTGAGGTCACCCTCGGTGAGCACATGGGCGGCGCCGACGATGTGGCGCAGGCGATCGAGCAGGGCAGAGGTCATGTCGGGTCGGCAGCAGGGGTGGAGGAACGTGCCTTGGCGGCGGCCAGGCGCAGGCGCACATGCAGGGCGCAGGCCGTGAACAGCAGCAGGCACAGCAGAATCTCGATGGCGGCCAGCCAGTTGCCGGGCGCCGGGTCGCTCCAGGCGCGCACCACGCCCTCGGTGAAGTACAGCCACACCAGCAGGCTGACCCAGCGGTAGGTGTACATGCGGCGCTTCAGGAGCCCGGCCAGCGGCCAGGCCAGCGGCAGGGCCTTGAGCGCAAGCCAGGAGCCGCCGGGGCGCAGGGGCGCCAGCCACAGCTCCCAGGCCAGGCTGAGCACGATCAGGCCCAGCAGGCTGCCCACGGCCAACCAGCGCGTGGCGGCGACGTCGGTGCTCACGCCGGGATGGTTAGGGGTAAATTCGGATTGCATGGGCAGGCATCATCCCAGATTTGCGGCAAGGGCCGGGGACGGAATCTGGGATCATATCGGCCATGTCCTTGTCCCCACGCCTCGCGCAGCGTCTCGAAATCTGGCTGGCGCAGCTTTCCCACTTTCCCTGGCGCACCACGGCGCAAATGCTGCGCGAGCGCTTTCGCGAGGACAGGCTGGGCATCACGGCCAGCAGCCTGACGTTTACCACGCTGCTGGCGCTGGTGCCCTTCTTCACCGTGGCGCTGGCGGCGTTCACGGCCTTTCCCATCTTCGGCAAGATGGAGAAGATGCTGCAGCGCTGGCTTGTCGACAGCCTGGTGCCCGACAGCATCTCGCGCCCGGTGCTCGGCTATCTCACGCAGTTTTCGGCCAAGGCCAGCGGCCTGGGCGTGGCGGGCTTTTCCGTGCTCATGATCACGGCGCTGGCGCTGATCCTGACCATTGACCGCACGCTCAACACCATCTGGCGCGTGCGCAGCCTGCGCCCGCTGGGCCAGCGCGTGCTGATCTACTGGGCCGCGATGACGCTGGGCCCGCTGGTGCTGGCCGTGAGCCTGGCGCTCACGGCCTCGATCGCCGGCGCGGCCTCGCGCGGGCTG
Protein-coding regions in this window:
- a CDS encoding PepSY-associated TM helix domain-containing protein; this encodes MIPAPIVKIYKTVHTWTGITCGFALFIAFYAGALTMFMEPITRWASPPAAGVAQTPLADVPVLIDKLLVAHPEVREHGFTVHLSAREDLAARVTWEVELPHDESDPDHEHEHVHWWAALGEGGELLARQEEPSELGMFINEIHMRAGIPGRWGARFMGVVSLLYGVALVSGVIVLLPSLVKDFFALRVGKNKKRMWLDAHNVVGIASLPFHIVIATTSVAFSLGALLFGAQGMLIFGDQHQASMQRFQAQFRAPRPTGEAAPMLAPAQLLDRLQAQAPGFVPDAMKYERVGDKAAVVRFTGIEPGYVMEHRYAAVMLSAVTGDTVNDHMRPSTQEPWWRTTMTLAGLHFGQYGGAVVRWSYFLLGLAGAWLFYGGNLLWVETRRRRARKEGEAPPTQRRDTHWLAAATVGVCLGCVAGLSLTMVAGKWLHTQVQDLHAWHQYVYFAVFFGAMAWAFARGAARAAVHLLWLSAACTLAIPLTTLLAWLVPSTGLWAHTSTATLGVDATALVGALCFAWMARATARRVRHGAADSVWSGRA
- a CDS encoding FAD-binding oxidoreductase codes for the protein MTSALLDRLRHIVGAAHVLTEGDLTAYEQDWRKRVHGKALAVVRPASTQEVAAVVKACAEAGTSIVPQGGNTGLSVGSTPDESGTQVVLSLTRMNAVRAIDRDNLTMTVEAGCILQSLQELADKEGLLFPLSLAAEGSCTIGGNLGTNAGGTQVVRYGNTRELCLGLEVVTPQGEVWDGLSGLRKDNTGYDLRNLFIGSEGTLGVITAATMKLFPQPAASLTAWAAVADMEAAVRLLGLAHQHLGAGLTGFEVMGRFALQLVIKHMPQLRVPFAGQDDAPPYCVLLENSDSESEAHARERFETLLELAFEDGCVQDAVVAESLAQAHELWHIRESIPLAQAEEGLNIKHDISIAASRIPAFVAHTDALLARKIDGVRLVNFGHLGDGNLHYNVQAPEGGDAREFLRTQEARVNDLVYDAVAQFGGSFSAEHGVGQLKTDKLALYKSPVALSMMRAIKQALDPQGIMNPGCVLTRP
- a CDS encoding DUF2069 domain-containing protein encodes the protein MQSEFTPNHPGVSTDVAATRWLAVGSLLGLIVLSLAWELWLAPLRPGGSWLALKALPLAWPLAGLLKRRMYTYRWVSLLVWLYFTEGVVRAWSDPAPGNWLAAIEILLCLLLFTACALHVRLRLAAAKARSSTPAADPT